In one window of Candidatus Avedoeria danica DNA:
- the nuoB gene encoding NADH-quinone oxidoreductase subunit NuoB: MVTTFDRLIKMVDGVYNWGRRSSIWPLQFGLACCAIEMISTAASRFDIDRFGAGLFRPSPRQADLMIVSGTVTKKMVPQIVRLWNQMPEPRYCLSMGACATGGGPFKEGYNVVSGIDQFIPVDVYVPGCPPTPQALLHGLIALQRKIDGQSIKNVSWYGRDPLPEVPVPVLGPDLVDLRQLPDIQARAAELGALSPEELAAMQAGAGAAAAGTEGGISAVMAERLAIWRERVASKG; this comes from the coding sequence ATGGTGACGACGTTCGATCGCCTGATCAAGATGGTCGACGGCGTCTACAACTGGGGGCGCAGGTCCTCGATCTGGCCCCTTCAGTTCGGCCTCGCGTGCTGCGCGATCGAGATGATCTCGACCGCCGCCAGCCGCTTCGACATCGACCGCTTCGGCGCCGGGCTCTTCCGTCCGAGCCCGCGGCAGGCCGACCTGATGATCGTCAGCGGCACCGTGACGAAGAAGATGGTCCCGCAGATCGTCCGCCTCTGGAACCAGATGCCCGAGCCGCGCTACTGCCTGTCGATGGGCGCCTGCGCGACCGGCGGCGGACCGTTCAAGGAAGGCTACAACGTCGTCAGCGGGATCGACCAGTTCATCCCGGTCGACGTGTACGTGCCCGGCTGCCCCCCGACGCCGCAGGCGCTGCTGCACGGCCTGATCGCCCTGCAGCGGAAGATCGACGGCCAGAGCATCAAGAACGTCAGCTGGTATGGGCGCGATCCGCTGCCGGAGGTGCCGGTGCCGGTCCTCGGACCGGATCTCGTCGACCTGCGCCAGCTGCCCGACATCCAGGCGCGCGCGGCCGAGCTCGGCGCGCTTTCGCCCGAGGAGCTCGCGGCGATGCAGGCGGGCGCCGGCGCCGCAGCGGCGGGCACAGAGGGTGGGATCAGTGCGGTCATGGCCGAGCGGCTGGCGATCTGGCGCGAGCGCGTGGCGTCGAAGGGCTGA
- a CDS encoding zinc metallopeptidase gives MKWRELRRSENVEDRRRISGPAVAGSVGGIGLLIVLAFSLLTGADPQDLIEVIEQTGGAQVPVSEANLSAEDQERGDFIAAVLGSTEDVWSAEFSESGADYPPPDLVLFTEAVASACGNASAAMGPFYCPADQKVYIDLSFYQMLQERFGAPGDFAQAYVIAHEVGHHIQNVLGTSGQVEAARRQSSSAEGNELSVRLELQADCFAGMWARNGQEMMGMLEEGDIEEALNAAEAIGDDRLQKQAQGYVVPDAFTHGTSEQRASWFARGLNEGSMERCDTFSGSIDIDR, from the coding sequence ATGAAGTGGCGTGAACTGCGGCGCAGCGAGAACGTCGAGGACCGGCGGCGGATATCCGGGCCGGCAGTGGCCGGCAGCGTTGGCGGCATCGGGCTGCTCATCGTCTTGGCGTTCAGCCTCCTCACCGGCGCGGACCCGCAGGACCTCATCGAGGTCATCGAGCAGACGGGCGGCGCTCAGGTGCCAGTGTCCGAGGCGAACCTGTCGGCCGAGGATCAAGAACGGGGCGATTTCATCGCGGCCGTGCTCGGCAGCACCGAGGATGTCTGGTCAGCCGAGTTCTCCGAGAGCGGCGCGGACTACCCGCCACCGGACCTCGTCCTGTTCACGGAGGCGGTGGCGTCGGCCTGCGGCAACGCCAGCGCGGCGATGGGACCGTTCTACTGCCCGGCCGACCAGAAGGTGTACATCGACCTGAGCTTCTATCAGATGCTGCAGGAGCGCTTCGGTGCGCCGGGCGACTTCGCTCAGGCGTACGTCATCGCCCACGAGGTCGGCCACCACATCCAGAACGTGCTCGGCACATCCGGCCAGGTCGAGGCAGCGCGCCGTCAATCCTCGTCTGCCGAGGGCAACGAGCTCTCCGTCCGCCTCGAGCTGCAGGCCGACTGCTTCGCCGGCATGTGGGCGCGCAACGGCCAGGAGATGATGGGCATGTTGGAGGAAGGCGACATCGAAGAGGCGCTGAACGCCGCCGAGGCGATCGGCGACGACCGACTCCAGAAGCAGGCGCAGGGCTATGTCGTGCCGGACGCCTTTACGCACGGCACGTCCGAGCAGCGCGCGTCGTGGTTTGCCCGCGGCTTGAACGAGGGATCCATGGAGCGGTGCGACACGTTCAGCGGATCGATCGACATCGACCGGTGA
- a CDS encoding ABC transporter ATP-binding protein, translated as MTAEPIIVVDHLVKRFGEFTAVDGVSFTVHRGEVVGYLGPNGCGKTTTIRILLGLLRPTAGSASVLGFDVHRDAERIRPNVGYMSQRFALYEELTVAENLAFYAGLYGRERNAVAERERVGVAERVGVADRLDVRAGALSGGWRQRLALGIALVHKPPLLFLDEPTSGVDPEARRAFWDIIYDLAAEGTTVFVSTHYMDEAEHCSRLGIMNAGRLLAFDAPHVLKAATVAGPAWDVIAAPLLPLLDALGRIDGVANVSLLGDHAHAVTTRGTHDANSLRAALVGLGFRDAVVRAAEVTLEDVFTALAGRGVDSGS; from the coding sequence ATGACGGCCGAACCGATCATCGTCGTCGACCACCTCGTCAAGCGGTTCGGCGAGTTCACGGCCGTCGACGGTGTCTCGTTCACGGTCCATCGCGGCGAGGTCGTCGGCTACCTCGGCCCGAACGGCTGCGGCAAGACGACGACGATCCGGATCCTCCTCGGGCTGCTGCGCCCGACCGCCGGTTCAGCGTCGGTTCTGGGTTTCGACGTCCACCGCGACGCCGAGCGGATCCGGCCGAACGTGGGCTACATGAGTCAGCGTTTCGCGCTTTACGAAGAGCTGACGGTGGCGGAGAACCTGGCGTTCTATGCGGGGTTGTACGGGCGGGAGCGGAACGCTGTGGCGGAACGGGAGCGGGTCGGCGTGGCGGAGCGGGTCGGCGTCGCCGATCGACTCGACGTGCGGGCCGGTGCGCTCTCCGGCGGCTGGCGGCAGCGGCTCGCGCTCGGCATCGCGCTCGTCCACAAGCCGCCGCTTCTCTTCCTGGACGAGCCGACGTCGGGCGTCGACCCCGAAGCGCGGCGCGCGTTCTGGGACATCATCTACGACCTGGCGGCGGAGGGCACGACGGTGTTCGTCAGCACACACTACATGGACGAGGCGGAGCACTGCTCCCGGCTCGGGATCATGAACGCGGGCCGGCTGCTGGCGTTCGACGCACCGCACGTCCTGAAAGCCGCCACCGTCGCCGGGCCGGCCTGGGACGTGATCGCCGCACCGCTTCTGCCTCTGCTCGACGCGCTCGGCCGAATCGACGGCGTGGCCAACGTCAGCCTGCTGGGTGACCATGCGCACGCGGTAACGACCCGCGGGACGCACGACGCGAACTCGCTGCGGGCGGCGCTCGTCGGCCTGGGCTTTCGCGATGCGGTCGTGCGTGCGGCGGAGGTGACGTTGGAGGATGTGTTCACGGCGTTGGCGGGGCGGGGGGTGGATTCGGGATCGTAG
- a CDS encoding NADH-quinone oxidoreductase subunit B: protein MSATFLSPDDILTPDQLADGKTGEMGFVTTTLAKGVNWARANSVWPALFGLACCAIEMMHSQMARNDMSRFGMELMRASPRQSDLIIVAGRLSRKMAPVIRRIYDQMPEPKWVISMGDCASCGGIFNNYALVQGVDEVIPVDVYVAGCPPRPEALMYGIMKLHEKIQAEGMDSWRDRKGGLGIQVGS, encoded by the coding sequence ATGTCCGCCACGTTCCTGAGCCCCGATGACATCCTGACCCCCGACCAGCTGGCCGACGGCAAGACGGGCGAGATGGGCTTCGTCACGACGACGCTGGCCAAGGGCGTGAACTGGGCCCGCGCGAACTCGGTCTGGCCGGCATTGTTCGGACTCGCATGCTGCGCGATCGAGATGATGCACAGCCAGATGGCCCGCAACGACATGAGCCGCTTCGGCATGGAGCTCATGCGCGCCTCGCCGCGGCAGTCCGACCTGATCATCGTCGCCGGCCGGCTCTCGCGGAAGATGGCGCCGGTCATCCGCCGGATCTACGACCAGATGCCGGAGCCCAAGTGGGTGATCAGCATGGGCGACTGCGCCAGCTGCGGCGGCATCTTCAACAACTACGCCCTCGTGCAGGGCGTGGACGAGGTGATCCCGGTGGACGTCTACGTGGCCGGCTGCCCGCCGCGGCCGGAGGCGCTGATGTACGGGATCATGAAACTGCACGAGAAGATCCAGGCGGAGGGGATGGACAGCTGGCGGGATCGGAAGGGTGGGTTGGGGATTCAGGTGGGATCGTGA
- a CDS encoding ABC transporter permease: MFNPRLRAVIRKEFIQIVRDPRTLALTFAMPVVQLFLLGYAATNDVRNIDLAVVDRDRSAQSRALVASYQAADYFRVRFDADSEAELRDLIDRGKARAGLIIPPGYGRRIVAGETAAVAFVIDGSDPTVASTALAAARLTGQAEATELTVERLARRGAAAASMAGPAIDVRTQVWYNPDLVSAYYMVPALIGLILQFLTIILTATAIVRERERGTIEQLIVTPIRPWELVVGKLTPYVVIAFIDMVEILVAGVLLFGVPINGSLPLLLVLAGLFLVTTLGIGLFISTISSTQQEATITAIFFNLPSIFLSGFFFPLAAMPPFLQLLSYAIPLRYFLIIVRGIVLKGVGAAALWPEIAALTVFAVVIMGAAALRFHKRLD, from the coding sequence ATGTTCAACCCCCGTTTGCGCGCCGTCATCCGCAAAGAGTTCATCCAGATCGTCCGCGACCCGCGGACGCTGGCTCTGACGTTCGCCATGCCCGTCGTCCAGCTCTTCCTGCTGGGCTACGCCGCCACCAACGACGTCCGGAACATCGACCTGGCCGTCGTCGACCGCGACCGGTCGGCGCAGTCGCGGGCGCTCGTGGCGTCGTACCAGGCGGCGGACTACTTCCGGGTGCGCTTCGACGCCGACTCCGAGGCCGAGCTGCGCGACCTCATCGACCGTGGGAAGGCGCGCGCCGGACTGATCATCCCCCCCGGCTACGGCCGCCGGATCGTCGCCGGCGAGACGGCCGCCGTGGCGTTCGTCATCGACGGCAGCGACCCGACGGTGGCGAGCACGGCGCTGGCCGCGGCGCGGCTCACCGGGCAGGCCGAGGCGACGGAGCTGACCGTCGAGCGCCTCGCCCGGCGCGGCGCCGCGGCGGCCTCGATGGCCGGTCCGGCGATCGACGTCCGCACCCAGGTCTGGTACAACCCCGACCTCGTCAGCGCCTACTACATGGTGCCGGCGCTCATCGGCCTGATCCTGCAGTTCCTCACGATCATCCTGACCGCCACCGCGATCGTCCGCGAGCGCGAGCGCGGGACGATCGAGCAGCTCATCGTCACGCCGATCCGCCCGTGGGAGCTCGTCGTCGGCAAGCTCACGCCGTACGTCGTCATCGCCTTCATCGACATGGTCGAGATCCTCGTCGCCGGCGTCCTGCTGTTCGGCGTGCCCATCAACGGCAGCCTGCCGCTCCTCCTCGTCCTCGCCGGCCTTTTCCTCGTCACGACGCTCGGCATCGGACTGTTCATCAGCACGATCAGCTCGACCCAGCAGGAAGCGACGATCACGGCGATCTTCTTCAACCTGCCGAGCATCTTCCTGTCCGGCTTCTTCTTCCCGCTGGCGGCGATGCCGCCCTTCCTCCAGCTCCTGAGCTACGCGATCCCGCTGCGCTACTTCCTCATCATCGTCCGCGGCATCGTCCTGAAGGGCGTCGGCGCCGCGGCGCTCTGGCCCGAGATCGCGGCGCTGACCGTCTTCGCCGTCGTCATCATGGGCGCGGCGGCGCTTCGGTTCCACAAGCGGCTCGACTGA
- a CDS encoding 4Fe-4S binding protein yields MGYGMGVLKGMGITFRHMIETYTIGFKLQPSAAGDLPAPTGVAGGMPTATGGMQTIQYPEEKLPVPERFRYLPFLLYDEEQSHERAQFDGVRCTACGICAKVCPPQCIWIVQGKGDDGKPRPVCTEFYIDSSICMSCGFCAEYCPFDAIKMDHEFELSSYERHESWVYDLQELLHPVAYHAAIHPTDYAREVEETRAKEEAKRTRDAAKAAAAAEAGGGDPAAEAAAAAAAEEAKRLKMEARERMLAAKKAKEQGGG; encoded by the coding sequence ATGGGTTACGGCATGGGCGTGCTGAAGGGGATGGGCATCACCTTCCGGCACATGATCGAAACGTATACGATCGGCTTCAAGCTGCAGCCGTCCGCGGCGGGCGACCTGCCCGCCCCGACCGGCGTGGCGGGCGGCATGCCGACGGCCACCGGCGGGATGCAGACGATCCAGTATCCCGAGGAGAAGCTGCCCGTTCCGGAGCGCTTCCGCTACCTCCCGTTCCTGCTCTACGACGAGGAGCAAAGCCACGAGCGCGCCCAGTTCGATGGCGTGCGGTGCACGGCGTGCGGCATCTGCGCCAAGGTCTGCCCGCCGCAGTGCATCTGGATCGTCCAGGGCAAGGGCGACGACGGCAAGCCGCGTCCGGTGTGCACGGAGTTCTACATCGACAGCAGCATCTGCATGAGCTGCGGCTTCTGCGCCGAGTACTGCCCGTTCGATGCGATCAAGATGGACCACGAGTTCGAGCTCAGCAGCTACGAGCGGCACGAGAGCTGGGTCTACGACCTGCAGGAACTCCTCCACCCCGTGGCCTACCACGCCGCGATCCACCCGACGGACTACGCCCGCGAGGTCGAGGAGACGCGCGCCAAGGAAGAAGCGAAGCGCACGCGCGACGCAGCCAAGGCGGCGGCGGCAGCCGAGGCGGGCGGCGGCGATCCGGCGGCGGAAGCGGCAGCGGCGGCGGCGGCCGAGGAAGCGAAGCGGCTGAAGATGGAGGCGCGCGAGCGGATGCTGGCGGCCAAGAAGGCCAAGGAGCAGGGCGGGGGGTGA
- a CDS encoding ABC transporter ATP-binding protein yields MPTGPPMIAAPPPPLVEADGLHKSFGDTAAVRGVSLTVRPGEAYGLVGADGAGKTTLMRLLVGALRADAGHARIAGHDVAADTENARSRLGYLAQRFSMYGDLTVAENVRFFGASRGVAGDVLARRSAYLLHFVGLAGVEDRLAGVLSGGMKQKLGLACALLHEPRAVLLDEPTGGLDPLTRQDFWQLIFRLLADGVAVLVSTPYMDEAVRCTRLGFLHEGAILREGTPRELTAPLDGRVLELMATPRRTVQAVVGADPDVEDVAAFGERYHIRVRAAAGPLERLPRALAAAGATLTALRPIAPALEDAFIALLAEGRSER; encoded by the coding sequence GTGCCCACCGGCCCCCCGATGATCGCCGCCCCGCCGCCCCCCCTCGTCGAGGCCGACGGCCTCCACAAGTCGTTCGGCGACACCGCGGCCGTCCGCGGCGTGAGCCTGACCGTCCGTCCCGGCGAAGCGTACGGCCTCGTCGGCGCGGACGGCGCCGGCAAGACGACGCTCATGCGTCTGCTGGTCGGCGCGCTCCGCGCGGACGCCGGCCATGCCCGCATCGCCGGGCACGACGTCGCCGCGGACACCGAGAACGCGCGAAGCCGGCTGGGCTATCTGGCCCAGCGCTTCAGCATGTACGGCGACCTGACGGTGGCCGAAAATGTGCGCTTCTTCGGCGCATCGCGCGGTGTGGCGGGTGACGTGCTGGCGCGCCGAAGCGCATACCTCCTCCATTTCGTCGGCCTCGCGGGCGTCGAGGACCGGCTGGCAGGGGTGCTCTCGGGGGGCATGAAGCAGAAGCTCGGCCTGGCGTGCGCGCTGCTCCACGAGCCGCGCGCCGTCCTGCTCGACGAGCCGACGGGCGGGCTCGACCCGCTGACGCGACAGGACTTCTGGCAGCTGATCTTCCGCCTGCTGGCCGACGGCGTGGCGGTCCTTGTCAGCACGCCGTACATGGACGAGGCCGTCCGCTGCACCCGGCTCGGCTTCCTGCACGAGGGCGCGATCCTGCGCGAGGGGACGCCGCGCGAGCTGACGGCGCCGCTGGACGGCCGCGTCCTCGAGCTCATGGCGACGCCGCGCCGGACGGTGCAGGCGGTCGTTGGGGCGGACCCCGACGTCGAGGACGTCGCGGCCTTCGGCGAGCGCTACCACATCCGGGTACGAGCGGCTGCCGGCCCGCTCGAGCGCCTGCCGCGCGCCCTCGCCGCAGCGGGCGCGACCTTGACCGCGCTGCGCCCGATCGCCCCGGCGCTCGAGGACGCGTTCATCGCGCTCCTGGCGGAAGGCAGGTCGGAGCGATGA
- a CDS encoding NADH-quinone oxidoreductase subunit D, translating into MTPPDLLTPPAPQTTSRPAPPSRPVVDEPMVLNIGPHHPSTHGVLRVVIRLDGEIVVSADPDIGFLHTGIEKTFEAKTYVKGMTLAPRMGYLSPIHNSLAYVLAVEKLLGVDVPERATVIRVILAELDRIASHLVFVGIHGLDLGASSAVMYTFREREAILDIMELVGGARMFPIYIRPGGLSSDLPVEFEAAVTDILDRLPAAIDDYERLLTNNVFWKDRTVGVAVISAEEALALGTGAHILRATGVAYDLRKCDPYCGYEDYEFDVPVRTEGDAYARYLLRIAEMRESVKIARQALDRLPDGPYVTADRKVAPPPKHELATSMEAVIHHFKLWTEGFRPPAGEAYAAVEAPRGEMGMYVVSDGTAKPWRVHMRSPSFVNLQALETMVLGRQVADLVTAVASLDPVMGEVDR; encoded by the coding sequence ATGACCCCACCCGACCTCCTCACCCCCCCCGCGCCCCAGACGACATCGCGCCCCGCCCCGCCGTCCCGCCCCGTCGTCGACGAGCCGATGGTCCTGAACATCGGCCCGCACCACCCGAGCACGCACGGCGTGCTGCGCGTCGTCATTCGGCTGGACGGCGAGATCGTCGTCTCGGCCGATCCGGACATCGGGTTCCTGCACACCGGGATCGAGAAGACGTTCGAGGCCAAGACGTACGTCAAGGGGATGACGCTCGCGCCGCGGATGGGCTACCTTTCGCCGATCCACAACAGCTTGGCCTACGTCCTGGCCGTCGAGAAGCTGCTCGGCGTCGACGTACCCGAGCGCGCGACGGTGATCCGCGTGATCCTGGCCGAGCTGGACCGGATCGCCAGCCACTTGGTGTTCGTCGGCATCCACGGCCTCGACCTCGGCGCCTCGAGCGCCGTCATGTACACGTTCCGTGAGCGCGAGGCGATCCTGGACATCATGGAGCTCGTCGGCGGGGCGCGGATGTTCCCGATCTACATCCGGCCCGGCGGCCTGTCGTCCGACCTGCCGGTCGAGTTCGAAGCGGCCGTCACCGACATCCTGGACCGCCTGCCCGCGGCCATCGACGACTACGAGCGGCTCCTGACGAACAACGTCTTCTGGAAGGACCGGACGGTCGGCGTGGCCGTCATCTCGGCCGAAGAGGCGCTCGCCCTCGGCACCGGCGCGCACATCCTGCGCGCCACCGGCGTGGCGTACGACCTGCGCAAGTGCGATCCGTACTGCGGCTACGAGGACTACGAGTTCGACGTTCCGGTGCGGACGGAAGGCGACGCGTACGCGCGCTACCTCCTTCGGATCGCCGAGATGCGCGAGAGCGTGAAGATCGCCCGCCAGGCGTTGGACCGGCTGCCCGACGGCCCGTACGTCACCGCCGACCGCAAGGTGGCCCCACCGCCCAAGCACGAGCTGGCCACCAGCATGGAGGCCGTGATCCACCACTTCAAGCTCTGGACGGAGGGCTTCCGGCCCCCGGCCGGCGAAGCATACGCCGCCGTCGAGGCGCCGCGGGGCGAGATGGGCATGTACGTCGTCAGCGACGGCACGGCCAAACCGTGGCGGGTCCACATGCGCTCGCCGAGCTTCGTGAACCTGCAGGCGCTGGAGACGATGGTCCTCGGGCGGCAGGTGGCGGATCTGGTGACGGCGGTGGCGAGTTTGGATCCGGTGATGGGCGAGGTGGATCGGTAG
- a CDS encoding efflux RND transporter periplasmic adaptor subunit translates to MQTNAKTAVAIVALAVVAGAAWWMFGRDGTGDAAALEASGTIEVTEVDVAAEIGGRVVAVEVDEGDDVAVGDVVVRLDTALLDAQRAQAQLALDIARDAAQAIVPPPAPAARQVAAAAAALNVLDVQLDKLTLRAPITGVVLARAIQPGEVALPGAPLLVLGRTDDLTITVYVAEDRYGRIDLGETAELRVDAFPTQTFDARVVHIDETAQFTPRNVQTAAGRRTTVYGVRLSVTNKRDRLKPGMPADVTFDEDE, encoded by the coding sequence ATGCAAACGAATGCGAAGACTGCCGTGGCGATCGTCGCGCTCGCCGTGGTCGCGGGCGCGGCGTGGTGGATGTTCGGGCGCGACGGCACGGGTGATGCGGCGGCACTCGAGGCGTCGGGCACGATCGAAGTGACGGAAGTCGACGTCGCGGCCGAGATCGGCGGCCGCGTCGTCGCGGTCGAAGTCGACGAGGGGGATGACGTGGCGGTCGGCGACGTCGTCGTGCGGTTGGACACGGCGCTCCTCGACGCCCAGCGCGCGCAGGCGCAGCTGGCGCTCGACATCGCCAGGGACGCGGCGCAGGCGATCGTGCCACCGCCTGCGCCGGCGGCGCGCCAGGTCGCCGCCGCAGCGGCGGCGCTCAACGTCCTCGACGTCCAGCTCGACAAGCTCACGCTCCGCGCCCCGATCACGGGCGTCGTCCTGGCCCGCGCGATCCAGCCGGGCGAGGTCGCCCTGCCCGGCGCGCCGCTCCTCGTCCTCGGCCGGACGGACGACCTGACGATCACGGTGTACGTCGCCGAGGACCGCTACGGCCGGATCGACCTCGGCGAGACCGCCGAGCTGCGCGTCGACGCGTTCCCGACCCAGACGTTCGACGCGCGCGTCGTCCACATCGACGAGACCGCGCAGTTCACGCCGCGCAACGTCCAGACCGCCGCCGGGCGGCGCACCACGGTGTACGGCGTCCGGCTCAGCGTGACCAACAAGCGCGACCGGCTGAAGCCCGGCATGCCGGCCGACGTGACGTTCGACGAAGACGAATGA
- the ndhC gene encoding NADH-quinone oxidoreductase subunit A, translating into MLADYAPLVVLLAFAVGLGVIVMGLAHFIGPRNPSPVKDQTYESGMTAIGGAQRRVPVRYYLIATLFILFDIEVIYLYPWAADFRNLVAKQGLGALGGMAVFLGILLVGYVYVWREGALEWD; encoded by the coding sequence ATGCTAGCCGACTACGCCCCCCTCGTCGTCCTCCTCGCCTTCGCCGTCGGCCTCGGCGTGATCGTCATGGGTCTGGCGCACTTCATCGGTCCGCGCAACCCGTCGCCCGTCAAGGACCAGACGTACGAGAGCGGTATGACGGCGATCGGCGGGGCGCAGCGGCGGGTGCCGGTGCGGTACTACCTGATCGCGACGCTCTTCATCCTGTTCGATATAGAGGTGATCTACCTCTACCCGTGGGCGGCCGACTTCCGCAACCTCGTCGCCAAGCAGGGCCTCGGGGCGCTGGGCGGGATGGCGGTGTTCCTGGGCATCCTGCTGGTGGGCTATGTGTACGTCTGGCGCGAAGGGGCGCTGGAGTGGGACTGA
- a CDS encoding NADH-quinone oxidoreductase subunit C, producing the protein MKSAQDDLDALRERFGEAILAAASPLGEPTALIAREAYRDAVRFLRDERGYNLLRDVTAVDYHTVEPRYHVVAHLAALPASMLAGQATPAPDDPLRTLRIKVPVPADDTVVDSLVPLFPTANFHERETWDLFGIEFAGHPDLRRILMPEDYEGFPLRKDHPLVYEEIAFSFNQEEIYAKKPFARK; encoded by the coding sequence ATGAAATCAGCACAGGACGACCTCGACGCCCTCCGTGAGCGTTTCGGCGAGGCCATCCTCGCCGCCGCCTCCCCCCTCGGCGAGCCCACCGCCCTCATCGCCCGCGAGGCCTACCGCGACGCCGTGCGTTTCCTGCGTGACGAGCGTGGGTACAACCTCCTGCGCGACGTGACTGCCGTCGACTACCACACCGTCGAGCCGCGCTACCACGTCGTTGCCCACCTCGCCGCGCTGCCTGCGAGCATGCTGGCGGGGCAAGCGACACCCGCTCCCGACGACCCGCTGCGTACACTGCGGATCAAGGTGCCCGTGCCCGCCGACGACACCGTCGTCGACTCGCTCGTCCCGCTCTTCCCGACCGCCAACTTCCACGAGCGCGAGACCTGGGACCTGTTCGGCATCGAGTTTGCCGGCCACCCCGACCTCCGCCGCATCCTCATGCCCGAGGACTACGAGGGCTTCCCGCTGCGCAAGGATCATCCGCTGGTGTACGAGGAGATCGCGTTCTCGTTCAACCAGGAGGAGATCTACGCCAAGAAGCCGTTCGCGAGGAAGTAG
- a CDS encoding cysteine desulfurase — translation MKTDRLIYLDHSATTPVAPDVIEAMMPYLTTCFGNASGAYGLARKSRGALERARSSVAERIGSQPYEIVFTSGGSESDNLAIRGVAHAWRAAGNAGGHVITSAVEHEAVLATAHCLEHEGFDVTVVGVDETGRVRVDEVLGAVRSDTCLVSLMLANNEVGTLQPVAEVGAALRPRGIRVHTDAVQAGAWLDIDVDALNVDMLSLSAHKFYGPKGVGILYVRDGTTLEPTQTGGGQERHRRAGTENVAGAVGLAVALDCAAADRAATVPRLTGLRDRLIDALTADPSILLTGHRTERMPNHASFCIADVRADVLLLGLDMHGICASSGSACSSGKVEPSHVLSAMGVGPELATGALRFSLGRSTTVEDIDAVLDVLPDLVARLRGVGAVRP, via the coding sequence ATGAAGACCGACCGCCTCATCTACCTCGACCACTCGGCCACGACGCCCGTTGCGCCGGACGTGATCGAGGCCATGATGCCGTACCTCACGACGTGCTTCGGCAACGCATCGGGTGCGTACGGCCTCGCCCGCAAGTCCCGCGGCGCGCTCGAACGCGCGCGGTCGTCGGTGGCGGAGCGGATCGGCAGCCAGCCATACGAGATCGTCTTCACGTCCGGCGGCTCGGAGAGCGACAACCTGGCGATCCGCGGCGTCGCCCATGCCTGGCGGGCGGCCGGGAACGCGGGCGGGCACGTGATCACGAGCGCGGTGGAGCACGAGGCCGTCCTGGCGACGGCGCATTGCCTCGAGCACGAGGGGTTCGACGTCACGGTCGTCGGCGTCGACGAGACGGGGCGGGTGCGGGTCGACGAAGTGCTCGGCGCCGTCCGGTCCGACACGTGCCTCGTCAGCTTGATGCTCGCGAACAACGAAGTCGGCACGCTCCAGCCGGTGGCCGAGGTCGGCGCGGCGCTCCGGCCGCGGGGCATCCGCGTCCACACGGACGCCGTACAGGCCGGGGCGTGGCTCGACATCGATGTGGATGCGCTGAACGTCGACATGCTCAGCCTGTCGGCCCACAAGTTCTACGGCCCGAAGGGCGTCGGCATCCTCTACGTCCGCGACGGGACGACGCTCGAGCCGACGCAGACCGGCGGCGGACAGGAGCGGCACCGCCGGGCCGGGACAGAGAACGTGGCCGGCGCGGTCGGGCTGGCGGTCGCCCTCGACTGCGCGGCCGCCGACCGGGCGGCGACGGTGCCGCGGCTGACGGGTCTGCGCGACCGATTGATCGACGCCCTGACGGCCGATCCGTCCATTCTGCTCACCGGCCACCGCACGGAGCGCATGCCGAACCACGCCTCGTTCTGCATCGCCGACGTCCGCGCGGACGTCCTCCTGCTCGGCCTCGACATGCACGGCATCTGCGCTTCGAGCGGCTCGGCGTGCTCCAGCGGCAAGGTCGAGCCGTCGCACGTCCTCTCGGCGATGGGCGTCGGGCCGGAGCTGGCGACCGGGGCGCTGCGCTTCAGCCTCGGGCGAAGCACGACGGTTGAGGACATCGACGCCGTGCTGGACGTGCTGCCCGATCTGGTGGCGCGGCTGCGGGGTGTTGGTGCGGTGCGGCCCTGA